One Methanobacterium sp. Maddingley MBC34 DNA window includes the following coding sequences:
- a CDS encoding ABC transporter, substrate-binding protein, aliphatic sulfonates family (PFAM: NMT1/THI5 like~TIGRFAM: ABC transporter, substrate-binding protein, aliphatic sulfonates family): MKLYSIIIILLAVLIVLGASLQYYFNNSNDQNTIKVAYLPTDHSAALLVAKYNKTYENNGLNVKTVQISTGSNIVDAVASGDVDIGYVGITPAMQGISKGVPIKVVGSVNMVGSGIVVQPNSTITSPADLKDKKIATPGVSSIQQVLLVYELQKYNITQKDVNLISINVFNIPSALAAKKVDAYISYEPFVSIAPYRGIGQVLMYSDDILEDHPCCVIIVREDFIEQNPQKLNTFLQIHKNSTEYVNTHLNDTATILTEELTTNEEVETMSLQHIRFVYSVDKKYQNNVLNFMNIEINMGYLKSNLTADQIFDTQFLGG; the protein is encoded by the coding sequence ATGAAACTTTACAGTATTATAATTATATTGTTAGCTGTTTTAATTGTTTTGGGGGCTTCTTTACAATATTATTTCAATAATTCCAATGATCAAAATACCATTAAAGTAGCTTACTTACCCACTGATCATAGCGCCGCACTTCTGGTGGCCAAATATAATAAAACCTATGAAAACAATGGTTTAAATGTTAAAACAGTTCAAATAAGCACGGGTTCCAATATTGTCGACGCAGTGGCCAGTGGAGATGTTGATATTGGTTACGTAGGGATAACTCCAGCCATGCAGGGTATAAGTAAAGGAGTTCCCATTAAAGTTGTGGGATCGGTTAACATGGTTGGAAGTGGAATTGTGGTTCAACCAAACTCCACCATAACCAGCCCCGCAGATTTAAAGGATAAAAAAATCGCCACACCAGGGGTTAGCTCCATACAACAGGTATTGTTAGTTTATGAACTACAAAAATACAATATCACTCAAAAAGATGTTAATTTAATTTCAATAAATGTTTTTAATATTCCATCAGCGCTTGCAGCCAAAAAAGTTGACGCTTATATCTCTTATGAACCATTTGTGTCAATAGCTCCCTATCGAGGTATTGGTCAGGTGTTGATGTACTCTGATGATATTCTGGAAGATCATCCCTGCTGTGTGATTATCGTCCGGGAAGATTTCATAGAGCAGAATCCTCAAAAACTGAATACATTCCTCCAGATCCATAAAAACTCAACAGAATACGTGAATACACATCTTAACGACACTGCAACTATTCTTACTGAAGAATTAACCACGAATGAAGAGGTTGAGACTATGTCTCTTCAGCATATCAGATTTGTTTACTCAGTGGACAAAAAATATCAAAATAACGTTTTAAACTTCATGAATATTGAAATTAACATGGGATACTTGAAATCTAATCTTACAGCTGATCAAATATTCGATACACAATTTTTAGGTGGTTAA
- a CDS encoding coenzyme F390 synthetase (PFAM: AMP-binding enzyme~TIGRFAM: coenzyme F390 synthetase): protein MTFFREEIETMPRDELDALVDERIRYTVQYAAEKSLFYRKWFRQNNIKPGDIRDHEDLRELPIISGKIMREQQPPETEEFEFKCMGWDEIYTIHETSGTSGMPKSFFLTWEDWNRYAEKYARAFVSQNFGTGDRVVICASYGMNVGASTMTMAAQKIGMAIIPEGKCSFPVRIMNSYQPTGIVASVFKLLRLARRMEKEGINPQESSIKHLIAGGESFADESRAYVEEVWGVPVYNTYGSTEGTMCGECHKKVGLHVPEDMVHLDLYDPAMENFVDEGECGRIVLTTLLPPGGKTGTLLLNYDTEDTSVVVSRDKCPCGRTHMRILNPEREAETAWVMGAPFNRVDVEKGVFQRENMDYLTGEYEAFIYGDEEEVTLRVSVECQDTKNCAQELVKENFLKSFLQYKLPLSEAHQDGSFNIHFNFTGPGGLEFYKIRGRPKRLVDRRSE, encoded by the coding sequence ATGACTTTTTTTAGGGAAGAAATAGAAACCATGCCTAGGGATGAGTTGGATGCATTGGTTGATGAGAGAATCCGTTATACTGTGCAATACGCTGCAGAAAAATCTTTATTTTATCGTAAATGGTTCAGGCAGAATAATATAAAACCAGGGGATATCAGGGATCATGAGGATCTGCGTGAACTGCCCATTATCAGTGGAAAGATCATGCGTGAACAGCAGCCTCCTGAAACTGAGGAATTTGAATTCAAATGTATGGGTTGGGATGAAATTTACACTATTCACGAGACCAGTGGAACCAGTGGTATGCCTAAATCATTCTTTTTAACATGGGAGGATTGGAATCGGTATGCTGAAAAATATGCTCGTGCTTTTGTGTCCCAAAATTTTGGTACCGGTGACCGTGTGGTGATCTGCGCCAGTTACGGGATGAATGTGGGGGCCAGTACCATGACCATGGCTGCTCAGAAGATTGGAATGGCCATTATACCTGAGGGAAAATGTTCTTTCCCAGTGCGGATCATGAACAGCTACCAGCCAACCGGAATAGTGGCCAGTGTATTTAAACTCCTCAGATTAGCTCGAAGGATGGAAAAAGAAGGTATAAACCCTCAAGAATCAAGTATAAAACATTTAATTGCAGGAGGGGAAAGTTTCGCTGATGAATCACGGGCCTATGTTGAGGAAGTGTGGGGAGTTCCAGTTTACAACACCTACGGTAGCACTGAGGGTACCATGTGTGGGGAGTGCCATAAAAAGGTGGGATTGCATGTTCCTGAAGACATGGTACACCTGGATCTATACGATCCTGCCATGGAAAACTTTGTAGATGAAGGAGAATGTGGTCGGATAGTTTTAACCACCCTACTACCTCCTGGAGGTAAAACCGGTACGTTGCTCTTGAATTATGACACAGAAGACACTTCAGTGGTGGTAAGCAGGGATAAATGTCCCTGCGGACGCACTCATATGCGTATTTTGAATCCAGAACGGGAGGCAGAAACAGCATGGGTGATGGGAGCTCCATTTAACCGTGTAGATGTGGAGAAGGGTGTTTTTCAAAGGGAAAACATGGACTACTTAACCGGGGAGTATGAGGCATTTATCTATGGTGATGAGGAGGAGGTTACCCTCAGGGTAAGTGTGGAGTGTCAGGATACCAAAAACTGTGCACAGGAACTGGTTAAGGAAAACTTTTTAAAATCATTCCTTCAGTACAAGCTTCCCCTATCTGAAGCACACCAGGATGGTAGTTTTAACATCCACTTTAATTTTACTGGACCGGGAGGCCTTGAATTCTATAAGATCAGGGGTAGACCTAAACGTTTGGTTGATCGTCGCTCTGAGTAA
- a CDS encoding ABC-type nitrate/sulfonate/bicarbonate transport system, ATPase component (PFAM: ABC transporter), producing MITLDNVTKSFTQKGHEQIVLQDISLKVSNGEFLCIVGPSGCGKTTLLRMIAGLDFPTKGHIMEVDTEISGPSIERGYVFQQYSLFPWLNVLENVTFGLELKGMEEEERLQKAREYLKLVGLSQEENSYPKELSGGMKQRVAIARSLVNDPLVLLMDEPFSALDVQTRHKLQEELVRIWKEEQKTVIFVTHNVDEAVFLADRVVVLSRNPGTVIKSFQIELERVRNRNSPQFLELKKEITSLLDVEL from the coding sequence GTGATAACCCTTGACAATGTTACAAAAAGTTTCACCCAAAAAGGACATGAACAAATTGTTCTCCAAGATATCAGTTTAAAAGTGAGTAATGGCGAGTTTCTGTGCATAGTAGGACCATCTGGTTGCGGGAAAACCACACTGCTCCGAATGATAGCCGGACTGGACTTCCCCACCAAGGGCCACATAATGGAGGTAGACACTGAAATATCCGGCCCCAGCATAGAAAGAGGTTATGTATTTCAGCAGTACTCCTTATTCCCCTGGCTCAATGTCCTTGAAAATGTGACCTTTGGATTGGAATTAAAAGGAATGGAAGAGGAAGAAAGGCTACAGAAAGCCCGAGAATACCTGAAACTGGTTGGCTTATCCCAAGAAGAGAACAGTTATCCCAAGGAACTATCTGGTGGAATGAAACAGAGGGTGGCCATTGCCCGTTCACTGGTTAACGATCCCCTTGTTCTTTTAATGGATGAACCATTCTCTGCCTTGGATGTGCAGACCCGGCACAAGCTCCAAGAGGAACTGGTGCGTATTTGGAAGGAAGAACAGAAAACAGTTATTTTCGTTACTCATAACGTGGACGAAGCTGTTTTTCTGGCTGATAGGGTAGTGGTCTTAAGCCGAAACCCAGGGACTGTAATCAAGAGTTTCCAAATTGAACTGGAGCGGGTTCGAAACCGAAATTCTCCCCAGTTTTTAGAACTTAAAAAAGAAATTACCAGCTTATTAGATGTTGAATTGTGA
- a CDS encoding dissimilatory sulfite reductase (desulfoviridin), alpha/beta subunit (PFAM: Helix-turn-helix): MPKHIASGLKYLAAVKLREQGYFQKDIANKLGMDRSTVSHYLNGRNLSWSSIEVAEALTSCCNRDFLYMTYSLTGDIDNTRTIVDILIEQEFQAKVKDTCIGCGVCVDACLMNNISIVDLKCHINTEGCFGCLECQLNCPTNSIQVLEIQNFNK; encoded by the coding sequence ATGCCGAAACATATTGCATCTGGATTAAAATACTTGGCAGCGGTGAAGCTCAGAGAACAGGGTTATTTCCAAAAAGACATTGCAAATAAACTGGGAATGGACAGATCAACAGTTTCCCATTATTTAAATGGTAGAAATCTATCCTGGAGTTCTATAGAAGTTGCAGAAGCCCTTACCAGTTGCTGTAACCGGGACTTCCTATATATGACCTATTCTCTTACTGGGGACATTGATAACACCCGCACCATTGTTGATATCCTCATTGAACAGGAATTCCAGGCCAAGGTGAAAGATACTTGTATTGGCTGCGGAGTATGCGTGGATGCCTGTCTCATGAACAATATTTCAATAGTGGATTTGAAATGCCATATAAACACCGAAGGATGTTTTGGATGTTTGGAGTGCCAGTTAAACTGCCCTACTAATTCCATACAGGTTTTAGAAATTCAAAATTTTAACAAATGA
- a CDS encoding ABC-type nitrate/sulfonate/bicarbonate transport system, permease component (PFAM: Binding-protein-dependent transport system inner membrane component) — protein MRKIWISLILPVSVVVIWAILTTFTGLIPSYFLPSPSAVLKSFEALLMNGQLITDASLTLLRVVLGLTVSALIGIPLGILMGWSKTFQDFTSLTIGILRPIPPIAWIPFAILWFGVGLESAIFIIFVGSVFPILINTMDGVKRVDKVLLESAYTLGADQMQTLRKVVVPASLPSIVTGLKVGVGVGLMCTVAAEMIGSNNGLGYLIFTSTSMLDTGSAIVGMLTIGVIGLGADYLFSRVEKEVSW, from the coding sequence ATGCGAAAAATTTGGATTTCATTAATCTTACCTGTTTCAGTTGTTGTGATTTGGGCTATTCTCACCACATTCACGGGATTAATACCATCTTATTTTCTTCCCAGCCCATCTGCAGTTTTAAAATCATTCGAAGCACTTCTAATGAACGGACAACTTATTACAGATGCTTCTTTAACTTTACTGCGAGTTGTACTGGGACTGACTGTCTCTGCACTGATTGGTATTCCTCTCGGGATTTTGATGGGATGGTCAAAAACTTTTCAGGACTTTACAAGTTTAACCATAGGTATACTCAGACCAATTCCCCCAATAGCATGGATACCATTCGCTATTTTATGGTTCGGTGTGGGACTGGAATCAGCTATTTTCATTATATTCGTAGGCAGTGTTTTCCCCATACTCATCAACACCATGGATGGAGTTAAAAGAGTGGATAAAGTCCTTTTAGAGTCAGCTTATACTCTGGGAGCAGATCAGATGCAGACCTTGCGCAAAGTAGTGGTGCCTGCTTCACTGCCCAGCATTGTCACTGGATTGAAGGTGGGTGTAGGAGTTGGATTAATGTGTACCGTGGCTGCAGAGATGATTGGATCCAACAATGGCCTGGGATACCTAATATTCACCTCTACCAGCATGTTAGACACAGGTAGCGCTATTGTGGGTATGTTAACCATTGGAGTTATTGGGTTAGGTGCGGATTACCTCTTCAGTAGAGTGGAGAAGGAGGTGAGCTGGTGA
- a CDS encoding putative phosphatase (PFAM: haloacid dehalogenase-like hydrolase), producing MDNGILTLFDIDGTLVRGARCHYMAFVHAVSKFYGMEEDISGINYAGKTDPQILSEVLEMGEIPEKTIEKNFQPCLDYMTDYYLANVHQENVMALSGVKELLGELQKDEVLLGLTTGNLEIIAHAKLKRAGIDNYFLFGGFGSDSPKRPCLVKKALERARELHGYHGDQVFVIGDTPRDVEAARPFNLHTIAVATGRYSTQELGKTGADYVLESLENVNQVMEIIGIRC from the coding sequence ATGGATAATGGAATTTTAACCCTTTTTGATATTGACGGCACACTGGTTCGTGGTGCACGCTGCCACTACATGGCATTCGTACATGCGGTCAGTAAGTTCTACGGAATGGAAGAAGATATAAGTGGTATAAACTACGCAGGAAAGACAGACCCTCAGATATTAAGTGAAGTTCTGGAGATGGGGGAAATACCTGAGAAAACCATTGAAAAGAATTTTCAGCCTTGCTTGGATTACATGACTGATTATTATCTGGCTAATGTACATCAGGAAAATGTCATGGCTTTAAGTGGTGTTAAAGAGCTTTTAGGAGAACTTCAGAAGGATGAAGTACTTCTGGGACTTACCACCGGAAATCTGGAGATTATTGCCCATGCTAAACTGAAACGTGCTGGAATTGATAACTATTTTTTATTTGGTGGATTTGGCAGTGACAGCCCCAAAAGGCCTTGCCTGGTTAAAAAAGCACTGGAACGTGCCCGGGAATTGCATGGATACCATGGGGATCAGGTGTTCGTTATTGGGGATACTCCCCGTGATGTGGAAGCAGCCAGACCATTCAACCTTCACACCATAGCTGTGGCCACTGGAAGATACTCTACTCAGGAACTGGGAAAAACAGGGGCTGATTATGTTTTGGAAAGTTTGGAAAATGTTAATCAGGTAATGGAAATTATAGGGATACGTTGTTAA